A window from Cryobacterium sp. PAMC25264 encodes these proteins:
- a CDS encoding LacI family DNA-binding transcriptional regulator, which produces MKDKSSSATMQDVARLAGVSVKTVSNVLSGYEHVSTRMHDKVMSAVTELNYEINISARNLRSGRTKVIGLAVPELSQAYFAELADAVIRAAKAHDYTVLIEQTSSDDDEIATVAAMRRHAIDGLIFSPLALGPGDVSGLSVDFPVVVLGDWVEGSPADHITLPNTAAIRTATDHLLDLGRRRIAVIGAHPEGPVGTSALRFTGYAEALTARGLEVVPELVADVPLWHRSDGAAAVTQMLAAGTRFDALVCFNDALALGAMSALQQAGLRVPEDVAVVGFDDIEDSRFSTPALTTISPGRDELARLAVDRVLARINTGDDTSDSVHVEVGYSLEVRASTAPTPALATTAPPMLAHN; this is translated from the coding sequence GTGAAAGACAAGAGCTCTTCTGCGACCATGCAAGACGTCGCCCGCCTCGCCGGGGTCTCGGTCAAGACCGTCTCCAACGTGCTGTCGGGCTACGAACACGTCAGCACCCGCATGCACGACAAGGTCATGAGCGCCGTCACCGAGCTGAACTACGAGATCAACATCTCGGCCCGCAACCTGCGGTCGGGGCGCACGAAGGTGATCGGGCTCGCCGTGCCGGAGCTCAGCCAGGCGTACTTCGCCGAACTGGCGGATGCCGTGATCCGGGCCGCGAAGGCGCACGACTACACGGTGCTCATCGAGCAGACCAGCAGCGACGACGACGAGATCGCCACGGTCGCCGCGATGCGCCGGCACGCCATCGACGGCCTCATCTTCAGCCCCCTCGCGCTGGGGCCCGGCGACGTCAGCGGCCTGTCCGTGGACTTTCCCGTGGTGGTCTTGGGCGACTGGGTCGAGGGCAGTCCCGCCGACCACATCACGCTGCCCAACACCGCCGCGATCCGCACGGCCACCGACCACCTCCTCGACCTGGGGCGGCGCCGCATCGCCGTGATCGGGGCGCATCCGGAAGGGCCGGTCGGCACCAGTGCCCTGCGATTCACGGGCTATGCGGAGGCGCTCACCGCCCGCGGGCTCGAGGTGGTGCCGGAGCTGGTCGCCGACGTGCCACTGTGGCACCGCTCCGATGGGGCGGCGGCGGTAACCCAGATGCTGGCGGCCGGCACGCGTTTTGATGCCCTGGTCTGCTTCAACGACGCCCTCGCCCTGGGTGCCATGAGCGCCCTGCAGCAGGCGGGCCTGCGCGTGCCAGAAGATGTGGCCGTGGTGGGCTTTGACGACATCGAAGACTCGCGTTTCTCCACCCCCGCCCTCACCACCATCTCCCCCGGCCGCGACGAACTGGCCCGGCTGGCCGTGGATCGCGTGCTGGCGCGCATCAATACCGGCGATGACACGTCCGACTCCGTGCACGTGGAGGTGGGCTACTCGCTCGAGGTGCGTGCATCCACCGCGCCGACGCCCGCACTGGCCACAACCGCGCCGCCCATGCTCGCCCACAACTGA
- a CDS encoding EAL domain-containing protein: protein MSSGNGTNDPRLQQLVDGIVRLAAGDLDARVEPSDLRDDIDAVITGVNLLAEELSYIYSDLEQRVSDRTAMLRRTQAELEQMAKSDDLTGLANRTLLNERIHEAIQASTDSGRPPAVLVLDVDSFKAVNDALGHEAGDAVLIEVARRLQRAVRPVDTVARLGGDEFAILVTDATEEEVLTIANRVSAELQDSVRVGTETVWAMASIGVRIGTPGHPTESLIRDADIAMYQAKARGRNNVQLFHPDMLDSVRERSRITAELRNAVTGGELALRYQPVVELASGTVIGFEALVRWQHPVRGLIMPDSFIPIAEETGLILELGRWVLHEGVAQLRRWSETEPELTDFCLHINLSAAELLRSDLLEDVKETLASNHVAPPRLVLEITETVLMSKGTAEEQVLGQLRDLGVGLQIDDFGTGYSSISYLRTLPADTVKVDRSLIQDMASDPQQQKFVAAILQLIYSAGLKAIVEGIETAEQAVLLQTMGCLYGQGYFYDRPLPPETVLGRLRSLAHRQ, encoded by the coding sequence ATGAGCTCAGGAAACGGCACCAATGACCCTCGTCTCCAGCAGTTGGTAGACGGTATCGTCCGGTTGGCTGCGGGCGACTTGGACGCACGCGTGGAACCGTCGGACTTGAGGGATGACATCGACGCTGTGATCACCGGCGTCAACCTCCTGGCCGAGGAACTCAGTTACATCTACTCGGATCTGGAACAGCGGGTTTCTGACCGTACCGCCATGCTGCGGCGAACTCAGGCCGAGCTGGAACAGATGGCCAAGTCTGATGACCTCACGGGACTTGCGAACAGGACCCTGCTCAACGAGCGAATCCACGAGGCGATCCAGGCCAGCACGGACAGTGGGAGACCTCCGGCTGTGCTGGTGCTGGACGTGGATTCTTTCAAGGCCGTGAATGACGCTCTGGGCCACGAGGCCGGTGACGCCGTGCTGATCGAGGTTGCCCGACGCCTCCAACGCGCCGTACGGCCCGTCGATACCGTGGCGCGTTTGGGCGGGGATGAGTTTGCCATCCTCGTCACAGACGCCACGGAAGAGGAGGTCTTGACTATCGCGAACCGGGTGTCGGCTGAGCTTCAGGACAGCGTGCGGGTCGGAACCGAAACCGTCTGGGCGATGGCCAGCATCGGGGTGCGCATCGGCACGCCGGGCCATCCAACCGAGTCGCTGATTCGGGATGCGGACATTGCCATGTATCAGGCGAAGGCGCGGGGCCGCAACAACGTCCAGCTGTTCCACCCCGACATGCTCGACAGCGTTCGGGAACGCTCCCGCATCACGGCCGAACTTCGTAACGCCGTTACCGGCGGCGAGCTGGCACTGCGTTACCAGCCGGTGGTCGAATTGGCCTCAGGAACAGTCATCGGTTTCGAAGCCCTCGTTCGGTGGCAGCATCCGGTGCGCGGACTCATCATGCCGGACAGCTTCATTCCCATCGCGGAAGAAACCGGTCTGATCCTGGAATTGGGACGTTGGGTGCTTCATGAAGGCGTCGCCCAGTTGAGGCGCTGGAGCGAAACCGAGCCTGAACTGACTGACTTCTGCCTACACATCAATCTTTCCGCCGCCGAACTGCTTCGCAGCGACCTGCTGGAAGATGTCAAAGAGACGCTCGCGTCGAATCATGTGGCTCCGCCGCGATTGGTTCTAGAGATCACCGAGACCGTCTTGATGTCGAAGGGAACGGCGGAAGAACAAGTCTTGGGCCAGCTGCGAGATCTCGGGGTGGGGCTGCAAATCGATGACTTCGGCACCGGCTATTCGTCCATTAGCTATCTCCGAACGCTTCCAGCAGACACGGTCAAAGTCGACCGTTCCCTGATTCAGGACATGGCATCGGACCCTCAGCAGCAAAAATTCGTTGCTGCCATTCTCCAACTGATTTACTCGGCGGGCCTGAAGGCGATCGTGGAAGGCATTGAGACCGCCGAACAGGCGGTTCTCCTGCAGACCATGGGCTGCCTGTACGGACAAGGCTATTTCTATGACCGCCCGCTACCGCCCGAGACGGTTCTGGGACGGCTCAGGAGTCTCGCGCACCGTCAGTAG
- a CDS encoding ABC transporter substrate-binding protein, which produces MKKLMAAFAVSAVVVSGLTGCAAPAPAASDGPIALTFWHGYTEADGDVLNGIVDDFNASQSDVVVTPQTKTWAVIDDTLLTALSASEGPEIVAMPAERLPVYASKKALVNLDNFYADDTSNTAELNTEAVAMETVDGSKYGVPTGFVPLSVFYDKDKLAAAGITTFPTTWDEWVAAAKATTVDADGDGTPEQYGMALPDHGTVGNGVWASLFEGGGGSITNDDGTTATVDSAANIDTLTYWADAVQKDKISPTGLDGIDADALFTSGKAVMHIGGPWMTGLATDAGINYGIAAIPAGPDAQAASAIGVSMAVTEQASAAEQAAAEKFLAYFNKKDVATAWSLGSGWPALRTDVTPEDVNSNATVAALTEFSDTSRALLPGVVNSTDVLTAVDEATQKALAGGDPADLLTAAQAAVQQALDN; this is translated from the coding sequence GTGAAGAAGCTGATGGCCGCCTTTGCGGTCTCCGCCGTCGTCGTCTCCGGTCTCACCGGATGCGCCGCCCCCGCCCCCGCCGCCAGCGACGGGCCCATCGCCCTGACCTTCTGGCACGGCTACACCGAAGCCGACGGCGACGTGCTCAACGGCATCGTCGACGACTTCAACGCCTCGCAGAGCGACGTGGTGGTCACCCCCCAGACCAAGACCTGGGCCGTCATCGACGACACCCTCCTCACCGCGCTCTCCGCCAGCGAAGGCCCCGAGATCGTGGCCATGCCGGCCGAGCGCCTGCCCGTCTACGCGTCAAAGAAGGCCCTGGTCAACCTGGACAACTTCTACGCCGATGACACCAGCAACACTGCTGAGTTGAACACCGAGGCCGTCGCCATGGAAACCGTCGACGGCTCCAAGTACGGCGTTCCCACCGGCTTCGTGCCGCTGTCGGTCTTCTATGACAAAGACAAGCTCGCCGCCGCCGGCATCACGACCTTCCCCACCACCTGGGACGAGTGGGTTGCCGCGGCCAAGGCCACGACAGTCGACGCCGACGGCGACGGCACTCCCGAGCAGTACGGCATGGCGCTGCCCGACCACGGCACCGTCGGCAACGGCGTCTGGGCCAGCCTCTTCGAAGGCGGCGGCGGATCGATCACGAACGACGACGGCACCACGGCCACCGTGGACTCGGCCGCCAACATCGACACCCTCACCTACTGGGCCGACGCGGTGCAGAAGGACAAGATCTCGCCGACCGGCCTGGACGGCATCGACGCCGACGCCCTCTTCACCTCGGGCAAGGCCGTCATGCACATCGGCGGGCCCTGGATGACAGGACTGGCCACCGACGCGGGCATCAACTACGGCATCGCGGCCATCCCGGCCGGCCCCGACGCCCAAGCGGCCTCAGCGATCGGCGTTTCGATGGCCGTCACCGAGCAGGCCTCCGCGGCCGAGCAGGCCGCCGCGGAGAAGTTCCTGGCCTACTTCAACAAGAAGGACGTCGCCACCGCCTGGTCGCTGGGCTCCGGCTGGCCGGCGCTCCGCACGGATGTGACTCCGGAAGACGTGAACTCGAACGCCACCGTCGCCGCTCTCACGGAGTTCTCCGACACCAGCCGGGCACTCCTGCCCGGCGTCGTCAACAGCACCGATGTGCTGACCGCCGTGGACGAAGCCACCCAGAAGGCCCTCGCCGGCGGCGACCCCGCCGACCTCCTCACGGCCGCCCAGGCAGCCGTGCAGCAGGCGCTCGACAACTAA
- a CDS encoding STAS/SEC14 domain-containing protein: MGPVAADDAKETLETIDGLLHLRWRPGVHIQVEDAQVAMAKVNDACGNERRGMLVDMAAVGSVSREARSVWSIPCSASRIALLGKSPVDRVLANFFLGVHVPPCPTKFFTSRSEAMKWLTAGA, encoded by the coding sequence ATGGGCCCGGTCGCTGCTGACGACGCAAAAGAGACTCTCGAAACGATCGACGGACTTCTTCATCTGCGCTGGCGGCCTGGAGTTCACATTCAGGTCGAAGATGCCCAAGTCGCGATGGCGAAAGTCAACGACGCGTGCGGGAACGAACGCCGGGGCATGCTCGTCGATATGGCAGCGGTCGGTTCGGTGAGCCGAGAGGCCAGGTCCGTGTGGTCCATTCCCTGCAGCGCCTCACGGATTGCGCTCTTGGGCAAATCACCCGTTGACCGAGTTTTGGCGAACTTTTTTCTCGGAGTGCACGTGCCGCCGTGTCCGACCAAGTTCTTCACATCGCGCAGCGAAGCCATGAAATGGCTCACCGCCGGTGCCTGA
- a CDS encoding class I SAM-dependent methyltransferase, with product MSELWERMLLVPSVVRLTSRAPKDPSAAWDGYWRGIHTTGRSGDVLWDSGSQTEHEQYTDALKSNFDPALPVIDVGCGNGTHTRWLAGLFPRAIGIDVSIGAIELARREATDLPNVEFLAMDATETGVGKHLLELVGPANVFVRGVFHVLKPDQQTSMAANLRTVVGNTGRVFLAETNFPGSSLAYLQQLGATRRRMPRQLQRALENLPRPGHFGTQERQSTFPDSDWQLIADGPAQIEVTPMNASGRSQYVPGYFALLAGA from the coding sequence ATGTCAGAGCTGTGGGAGCGGATGCTACTTGTCCCGTCGGTCGTGCGCCTCACCTCCCGGGCACCGAAGGACCCATCAGCCGCGTGGGACGGCTACTGGCGCGGAATTCACACCACCGGCCGTTCGGGCGACGTGCTGTGGGACTCCGGCTCCCAGACCGAGCACGAGCAGTACACCGACGCCCTTAAGAGCAATTTCGATCCGGCTCTTCCCGTCATCGACGTGGGGTGTGGCAATGGAACCCATACCCGCTGGCTTGCTGGTCTGTTCCCGAGGGCTATCGGCATTGATGTATCCATCGGCGCCATCGAGCTAGCTCGACGGGAAGCCACAGATCTTCCTAACGTTGAGTTCCTGGCCATGGATGCAACGGAAACAGGCGTTGGAAAGCACCTGCTGGAGTTAGTAGGGCCTGCCAACGTTTTTGTGCGCGGAGTTTTCCACGTGCTGAAACCAGACCAGCAAACCAGCATGGCTGCCAACCTACGCACCGTTGTCGGAAACACCGGCCGAGTGTTTCTTGCCGAAACCAACTTTCCCGGAAGCAGTCTTGCCTACCTGCAACAGCTGGGCGCCACGCGGCGACGCATGCCACGGCAGTTGCAAAGGGCCCTGGAGAACCTGCCCCGGCCCGGCCATTTTGGTACGCAGGAACGGCAGAGTACCTTCCCTGACTCGGACTGGCAGTTGATCGCCGACGGGCCGGCACAGATCGAAGTGACTCCCATGAACGCCAGCGGCCGATCGCAGTATGTTCCGGGATATTTCGCTCTACTGGCCGGCGCGTAG
- a CDS encoding VOC family protein, which translates to MNLVSLRLITADVDRLVTFYETITGITADRPNADFAELRTPNGTLAIGSTRTVAIFGPGSARPADNHSALVEFLVADVDALSAALAARGIELLGEPRDLPWGNRSQLVRDPDGTLVNLFTPVSPAAIAKFAQVAG; encoded by the coding sequence ATGAACCTCGTCTCCCTCCGTCTGATCACCGCTGACGTGGACCGTCTCGTCACGTTCTACGAAACGATCACCGGCATCACGGCCGATCGACCCAACGCCGACTTCGCGGAGCTGCGCACCCCGAACGGCACCCTGGCCATCGGCAGCACCCGCACCGTCGCCATCTTCGGCCCCGGTTCCGCCCGCCCGGCCGACAACCACTCGGCCCTCGTCGAGTTTCTGGTGGCCGATGTGGATGCCCTGAGCGCCGCGCTCGCTGCCCGCGGCATCGAACTGCTCGGCGAACCGCGGGACCTGCCGTGGGGCAATCGCTCCCAGCTGGTGCGCGACCCGGACGGCACCCTGGTGAACCTCTTCACCCCGGTGTCGCCGGCTGCGATCGCTAAGTTTGCTCAGGTCGCCGGCTGA
- a CDS encoding HTH domain-containing protein has translation MNRTDRIYAIVEELRAIAPRPRSATWLAHRFEVSTRTVERDISALSRPGCRCGRSRGEPAATASTRR, from the coding sequence ATGAATCGCACCGACCGGATCTACGCGATCGTGGAAGAACTGCGCGCGATCGCCCCGCGGCCCCGCAGCGCCACCTGGCTGGCCCACCGGTTCGAGGTGAGCACCCGCACCGTCGAACGGGATATCAGCGCACTCAGCAGACCGGGGTGCCGGTGTGGGCGGAGCCGGGGCGAACCGGCGGCTACTGCCTCGACGCGGCGATGA
- a CDS encoding carbohydrate ABC transporter permease: protein MTSTLSRPAPPAPASAPRTVRRRPPRVSLTRALYFVGFLVVTLAIMLPVIIIVLTAFKPASEVNAYPPTLAPTVWTLDNFRAIFSELPFARLIGNSFVFAGGVTLFALVFDSLAAYALARLDFRGSKVLLIVIIASLMIPFQATLIPIYQLVSDLGWVNTFAGLILPRAADAFGIFFLRQFFLSLPRDLDNAARIDGASEFRVFRSVVLPNAIPALMTLGIFTFVNNWNDLLWPLVFTTETDHGTITSGLTLLTGPGGIIPQGVMMAGALIAVLPLAILFLLVQRRFIESVASSGLK, encoded by the coding sequence ATGACCAGCACCCTCAGCCGCCCGGCACCCCCCGCCCCGGCATCCGCCCCACGCACGGTACGCCGGCGCCCTCCACGGGTCAGCCTCACCCGGGCGCTCTACTTCGTCGGGTTCCTCGTCGTGACCCTGGCCATCATGCTGCCCGTGATCATCATCGTGTTGACGGCGTTCAAACCGGCCTCCGAGGTCAACGCCTACCCGCCCACGCTCGCACCCACGGTGTGGACGCTCGACAACTTTCGGGCGATCTTCTCCGAGCTGCCCTTCGCGCGGCTGATCGGCAACAGCTTCGTGTTCGCCGGCGGGGTCACCCTGTTCGCCCTGGTCTTCGACTCCCTCGCCGCCTACGCGCTGGCCCGCCTCGATTTTCGCGGCAGCAAGGTGCTCCTGATCGTCATCATCGCCAGCCTGATGATCCCGTTCCAGGCGACGCTGATCCCGATCTACCAGCTGGTCTCCGACCTGGGCTGGGTGAACACCTTCGCCGGGCTGATCCTGCCTCGTGCGGCGGATGCGTTCGGCATCTTCTTCCTGCGGCAGTTCTTCCTCTCGCTCCCCCGCGACCTCGACAACGCGGCCCGCATCGACGGGGCCTCCGAGTTCCGGGTGTTTCGGAGCGTGGTGCTGCCCAACGCCATCCCGGCGCTGATGACCCTGGGCATCTTCACCTTCGTCAACAACTGGAACGACCTGCTCTGGCCGCTGGTGTTCACCACCGAGACCGACCACGGCACGATCACGTCGGGCCTGACCCTTCTGACCGGCCCCGGCGGCATCATCCCGCAGGGCGTGATGATGGCCGGCGCCCTCATCGCCGTGCTGCCGCTGGCGATCCTCTTCCTCCTGGTGCAGCGGCGCTTCATCGAAAGCGTCGCCAGCAGCGGCCTGAAATAG
- a CDS encoding YafY family protein: MNRTDRLYGIVEELRAIAPRPRSATWLANRFEVSTRTVERDISALQQTGVPVWAEPGRTGGYCLDAAMTLPPVNFSPDEAVAVAIALRGMSGTPFHLAGSTALRKLLVAMGETDAHAATELASRIHFVGASADSPTIPAVLTQAVTARHVLRLRYTDRSGASTVRDVEPLGYVGSTTGWYLLGWCRLRTGIRVFKLDRIDRVTATTERAPRRTVRPDDIQVPDGDLLTLTLL, translated from the coding sequence ATGAATCGCACCGACCGGCTGTACGGCATCGTGGAAGAACTGCGCGCGATCGCCCCGCGACCCCGCAGCGCCACCTGGCTGGCCAACCGGTTCGAGGTGAGCACCCGCACCGTCGAGCGGGATATCAGCGCACTCCAGCAGACCGGGGTGCCGGTGTGGGCGGAGCCGGGGCGAACCGGCGGCTACTGCCTCGACGCGGCGATGACCCTACCGCCGGTGAACTTCAGCCCCGACGAAGCCGTTGCCGTCGCGATTGCGCTGCGGGGTATGTCGGGCACACCATTCCACCTGGCGGGCAGCACTGCCCTGCGCAAGCTGCTGGTGGCCATGGGGGAGACCGACGCACACGCGGCGACCGAGCTGGCGAGCCGGATCCACTTCGTCGGTGCCAGCGCCGACTCGCCGACGATCCCGGCGGTGCTCACCCAGGCGGTGACGGCGCGCCACGTGCTCCGGCTGCGCTACACCGACCGCTCGGGCGCCAGCACCGTGCGGGATGTCGAGCCGCTCGGTTACGTCGGCTCCACCACCGGCTGGTACCTGCTCGGCTGGTGCCGGCTGCGTACGGGCATCCGCGTCTTCAAGCTCGACCGCATCGACCGGGTCACGGCCACAACCGAGCGGGCACCCCGACGCACTGTTCGACCCGACGACATCCAGGTTCCCGACGGCGACCTACTCACCCTTACGCTGCTCTGA
- a CDS encoding family 1 glycosylhydrolase, whose protein sequence is MTWFDDGRLHFAVGIEDTFVPQSRPGERAIDEYELTEHYAQYAGDLQLATEVGAEMVRWGVPWHRVAADRGRWDWSWVDGVMARFSELGLRPVVDLLHYGTPLWLDGQFSHPDYPDHVTEYAQRFAERYGDVATDYTPVNEPVIHALFSGEYAYWPPYLSGPTGMVSIATALAEGFVKTQRAIASVLGDRATFVHVDAGIRYSGDLDAPEHADTVARLRHQGFLVEDLVTGAVGPGHPLLGQLERGGADDTLLDWFRANPVRPDVMGVNYYPLHSTEVFEAGIHHSGGFADPRPYEDTGTEGLKEVLTTWADRYGAPVMLTETSVTGSVDERRRWLDASVGALHELKADGVNVVGYTWWPLFDMYEWTWRHTEAPRADHLLTMGLHDLVETPSGQLARRRNPVADSFQRHATEARLVAAGSSMDAADVVA, encoded by the coding sequence ATGACCTGGTTTGACGACGGCAGACTGCACTTCGCAGTCGGCATCGAGGACACCTTCGTTCCGCAGTCCCGCCCCGGCGAGCGCGCCATCGACGAATACGAACTCACCGAGCACTACGCGCAGTACGCCGGCGATCTGCAGCTGGCCACCGAGGTGGGCGCCGAGATGGTGCGCTGGGGCGTGCCGTGGCATCGGGTGGCCGCCGACCGGGGCCGCTGGGACTGGTCGTGGGTGGATGGCGTGATGGCCCGCTTCAGCGAACTGGGCCTCCGGCCCGTGGTCGACCTGCTGCACTACGGCACGCCGCTCTGGCTCGATGGCCAGTTCTCACACCCCGACTACCCCGACCACGTCACCGAGTACGCCCAGCGCTTCGCGGAACGCTACGGCGACGTGGCCACCGACTACACCCCGGTGAACGAACCCGTCATCCACGCCCTGTTCTCGGGCGAGTACGCCTACTGGCCGCCGTACCTCTCGGGCCCCACCGGCATGGTGTCGATCGCGACCGCCCTCGCCGAGGGGTTCGTGAAGACCCAACGGGCCATCGCCTCGGTGCTCGGCGACCGGGCGACCTTTGTGCACGTGGATGCGGGCATCCGCTACTCCGGCGACCTGGACGCCCCCGAGCACGCCGACACCGTGGCCCGGCTGCGACACCAGGGGTTTCTCGTGGAAGACCTGGTAACCGGCGCGGTCGGGCCGGGGCATCCGCTGCTCGGCCAGCTCGAGCGCGGAGGCGCCGACGACACCCTGCTCGACTGGTTCCGGGCCAACCCGGTACGGCCCGACGTGATGGGGGTCAACTACTACCCGCTGCACTCCACCGAGGTCTTCGAGGCGGGCATCCACCACAGCGGCGGGTTCGCCGACCCGCGCCCCTACGAAGACACCGGCACCGAGGGACTCAAAGAGGTGCTCACCACCTGGGCCGACCGCTACGGCGCACCGGTCATGCTCACCGAGACCAGCGTCACCGGGTCGGTGGACGAGAGGCGCCGCTGGTTGGACGCCTCCGTGGGCGCGCTGCACGAGCTCAAGGCCGACGGCGTCAACGTTGTCGGTTACACCTGGTGGCCGTTGTTCGACATGTACGAATGGACCTGGCGGCACACCGAGGCTCCCCGCGCCGATCATCTGTTGACGATGGGGCTGCATGACCTGGTCGAAACGCCGTCGGGGCAGCTCGCCCGCCGACGCAATCCGGTGGCCGATTCGTTCCAGCGACACGCGACCGAAGCCCGGCTCGTGGCCGCCGGTTCGTCGATGGATGCGGCCGACGTCGTCGCCTGA
- a CDS encoding carbohydrate ABC transporter permease, which produces MTTSTVQRRRPWRPPGQLGGRRPLNDGFRRRAVVVGFLAPALIILTAFVGWPMLSALRLSFTDASGFGQETWVGLANYARVFTDSSILQSIGNTALYAVMFTPMALVVALVLALAINSPQLPFRGFFRTTLFLPFIVSLAVAAFAWSYLLDPQIGLLNYWLQAVGIRIGNVLEDPALAMPTVVLVAVWKSFGFYMVIFLAGLQDIPKSLYEAAALDGANGWRRFTNVTFPMLSNTMAFVVVIALIAALQAFDQIYVLTGGGPYRSTQTIVMEIYQSGFKDLELGFASALSYVLLVATLLLSLVQFLFFGRRGEDTSS; this is translated from the coding sequence ATGACGACTTCAACTGTGCAACGGCGCCGCCCCTGGCGCCCGCCCGGCCAGCTCGGCGGCCGGCGACCGCTCAACGACGGCTTCCGCCGCCGGGCCGTCGTCGTCGGATTCCTGGCCCCGGCCCTGATCATCCTCACGGCCTTCGTCGGCTGGCCGATGCTCTCGGCCCTCCGGCTCTCGTTCACCGACGCCAGCGGCTTCGGGCAGGAAACCTGGGTGGGCCTGGCCAACTACGCGCGGGTCTTCACCGATTCGAGCATCCTGCAGTCGATCGGCAACACCGCGTTGTACGCCGTGATGTTCACACCGATGGCCCTGGTGGTGGCACTGGTGCTGGCCCTCGCGATCAACAGCCCGCAGCTGCCGTTCCGCGGGTTCTTTCGCACCACCTTGTTCTTGCCGTTCATCGTGTCGTTGGCTGTGGCTGCGTTCGCCTGGTCGTACCTGCTCGACCCGCAGATCGGCCTGCTGAACTACTGGCTGCAGGCCGTCGGCATCCGCATCGGCAACGTTCTGGAAGACCCGGCGCTGGCCATGCCCACCGTGGTGCTCGTGGCCGTGTGGAAGAGCTTCGGTTTCTACATGGTGATCTTCCTGGCCGGCCTGCAAGACATCCCCAAGAGCCTGTACGAAGCGGCGGCGCTCGACGGCGCGAACGGATGGCGTCGGTTCACGAATGTGACCTTCCCGATGCTCAGCAACACCATGGCGTTCGTGGTGGTGATCGCCTTGATTGCGGCGCTGCAGGCCTTCGACCAGATCTACGTACTCACCGGCGGCGGCCCGTACCGCAGCACCCAAACCATCGTGATGGAGATCTATCAGTCCGGGTTCAAGGACCTCGAACTCGGGTTCGCCTCCGCGCTGTCGTACGTGTTGCTGGTGGCCACGCTGCTGCTCAGTCTCGTGCAGTTCCTGTTCTTCGGTCGGCGTGGAGAGGACACCAGCTCATGA